From a region of the Bradyrhizobium diazoefficiens genome:
- a CDS encoding Crp/Fnr family transcriptional regulator — protein sequence MSAASLRNTTGIMLAGSDAVLGSLPSLLDPLCEADRRRILAIGREEVLQAGKHVWRQGDLQNGIYLIEEGRIRSYYAAPSGREVTLAYWFAGNFVGGPDLFGTGAHVWSSVAVERSQVTFLPGPALRALALQSASIAVALLDALAFKARCYSAMAQMLGTRSVTERLHRLLVFLSKIYGSQQGREIVIGIPFTHGDLANLIGSTRQWVTVQLSRMQARGVIRYHRGLIVILNLRALDLEVV from the coding sequence ATGTCAGCGGCAAGTCTCAGGAATACGACCGGCATCATGCTGGCGGGATCGGACGCTGTGCTCGGATCGCTGCCCAGCTTGTTGGATCCGTTGTGTGAGGCTGACCGGCGTCGTATCCTCGCCATCGGCCGCGAGGAGGTCCTGCAGGCAGGTAAACATGTCTGGCGTCAGGGCGATCTGCAGAACGGCATTTATCTGATCGAAGAGGGGCGTATTCGCAGCTACTACGCGGCTCCTTCCGGACGCGAGGTGACGCTGGCCTACTGGTTCGCCGGTAATTTCGTCGGCGGCCCGGATCTGTTCGGTACTGGTGCCCACGTATGGTCTTCGGTTGCAGTGGAACGGAGCCAGGTGACGTTCTTGCCCGGCCCAGCTCTGCGCGCGCTGGCGCTTCAATCGGCAAGTATCGCGGTCGCGCTGCTGGATGCGCTCGCCTTCAAGGCTCGGTGCTACTCGGCCATGGCGCAAATGCTGGGGACCCGCTCGGTGACCGAGCGGTTGCATCGTCTGTTGGTCTTCCTCTCGAAGATCTACGGCTCGCAGCAGGGCCGTGAAATCGTGATCGGGATCCCGTTCACGCATGGTGATCTCGCCAATCTGATCGGCTCAACCCGCCAATGGGTGACGGTGCAGCTTTCCCGGATGCAGGCAAGGGGCGTCATCCGTTATCACCGGGGCCTGATTGTGATCCTCAATCTGCGCGCTCTCGATCTCGAAGTCGTCTAG
- a CDS encoding ABC transporter permease → MSVGGCSRASATGRLSVLVAVLSVPAFTGVWELVAHSGFVNAVLFPPPSTVAVAILEWIRSGQFFGDLMASLSRVAGGFAIGAAGGIVIGVLTGQFRLVSSLLSPLFHILRPIPPIAFVPIVILWFGLSEAGKLFLVVWGVFFTVWLATHIGVQKVDRGLIRAAQMLGTPQPQMLWEIVLLGALPYITVGLRTAVSISFYTLVAAELAGAFAGIVYRIEIAQQNMQTGQVMGGLAALGLLSFVADRSFATLAERAVWWR, encoded by the coding sequence GTGAGCGTCGGGGGATGCAGCCGTGCGAGCGCGACCGGACGGCTGAGCGTACTGGTCGCCGTCCTCTCGGTGCCCGCCTTCACAGGCGTATGGGAACTGGTGGCGCATTCCGGCTTTGTAAACGCCGTGCTGTTTCCGCCGCCATCGACGGTCGCCGTCGCCATTCTCGAATGGATTCGCAGCGGACAGTTTTTCGGTGATCTGATGGCGAGCCTCTCGCGCGTGGCCGGGGGATTTGCGATCGGAGCCGCAGGCGGGATCGTGATCGGCGTCCTGACCGGCCAGTTCCGGCTGGTATCTAGCCTGCTTTCACCTTTGTTTCACATTCTCCGTCCAATTCCTCCCATCGCCTTCGTGCCGATCGTCATCCTTTGGTTTGGCCTCTCGGAGGCAGGCAAGCTCTTCCTGGTCGTTTGGGGCGTGTTCTTCACGGTCTGGCTAGCGACCCACATCGGGGTGCAGAAGGTCGACCGCGGACTTATCCGCGCTGCCCAGATGCTCGGCACGCCGCAGCCGCAGATGCTGTGGGAGATCGTCCTTCTTGGCGCGCTGCCCTACATCACGGTCGGTCTTCGGACCGCGGTGAGCATCTCCTTCTATACGCTAGTCGCCGCCGAGTTGGCGGGAGCGTTCGCCGGCATCGTCTACCGTATCGAAATCGCGCAACAGAACATGCAAACGGGTCAGGTGATGGGCGGGTTGGCGGCTCTCGGGTTGCTTTCCTTCGTTGCCGACCGCTCCTTCGCGACTCTTGCCGAACGTGCCGTGTGGTGGCGATGA
- a CDS encoding ABC transporter ATP-binding protein, whose product MVAMTPSLLRPDQPLRLVDTYPPSAPARQTTIRVEDLSIVFDAPSGQVIAVDRVSLAVAQGEFVSIVGPSGCGKSTLLNAMAGLEQPFEGQVLVAGEAMRGPRPEIGMVFQQPHLFPWKSVRRNIAHGPRALGKPKAEALRIADDLIEMIGLTRFAAAYPHTLSGGMQQRVAIARALANQPRVLLMDEPFGALDAQTRAVMQDNLLELRERINATIVFVTHDIDEAILLSDRVLIMSAGPGRILKDLQVSLPRPRSSAIVAEAAYLALKRDCLDLIRSEGRRAFEQMEIST is encoded by the coding sequence GTGGTGGCGATGACCCCGAGCCTGCTTCGCCCAGACCAGCCGCTCAGGCTCGTGGATACGTACCCGCCGTCCGCCCCGGCACGTCAGACGACCATCCGGGTTGAGGATTTGAGCATCGTCTTCGATGCGCCGAGCGGACAGGTCATCGCGGTCGATCGCGTATCCCTGGCGGTAGCCCAGGGAGAATTCGTCTCGATCGTCGGTCCATCCGGCTGCGGCAAATCCACGCTCCTGAATGCGATGGCCGGCCTCGAGCAGCCGTTCGAAGGCCAGGTGCTCGTGGCGGGCGAAGCAATGCGCGGGCCACGGCCCGAGATCGGGATGGTCTTCCAGCAGCCACATCTGTTTCCGTGGAAATCGGTGCGCCGGAACATCGCGCACGGGCCGCGCGCCCTCGGCAAGCCGAAAGCGGAGGCGCTGCGGATTGCCGACGACCTCATCGAGATGATCGGGCTGACCAGATTTGCGGCGGCATATCCGCACACGCTATCTGGAGGCATGCAGCAGCGGGTTGCGATTGCCCGCGCCCTCGCCAATCAGCCGCGTGTCCTGTTGATGGACGAGCCTTTCGGAGCACTGGATGCGCAGACCCGGGCGGTCATGCAGGACAATCTGCTCGAGCTCCGCGAGCGGATCAACGCAACAATCGTCTTCGTCACACACGACATCGATGAAGCGATCCTTCTCTCTGACCGTGTGCTGATCATGAGCGCGGGGCCTGGCCGTATCCTCAAGGATCTTCAGGTGAGCCTGCCGCGACCGCGCTCCAGCGCCATCGTTGCCGAGGCCGCCTATCTCGCCCTCAAGCGGGATTGCCTTGACCTGATCCGCTCGGAAGGCCGCAGAGCCTTCGAGCAAATGGAAATCAGCACGTAG